In Desulfoferula mesophila, the genomic window CCGGCTCCAGGGACAGCGAAACCTCCTCCAAAACCAGGCGGCCGTCCGGGGCCCGCCAGGACACTCGGTCCAGGCGCAGCAGTCCGGCGGCCAAGGCGGCCTCCTGGGTAAGGGCTGCGGGCATGGCCTATATCTTGACCAGGTCGTAATCGCGGCTGCCCAGGCCGATCTGTTGGGCATAGGCCAACTGGATCTGCCAGTCCACCTTGGGGTAGAGGTCCAGGAACTTGTCCTCGCCCGACGGGTGGGCGTGCTTGAGCTCGGTGCCCGGCAGGCCCGGGGCCTGGTTCACCAGGTCCACCGCCGCCTGGTCGATGGCCACCAGGTCGGTGGAGGCCAGGATGCCGATGTCGGCCACCATGGGTGCGTCGTTGAAGGGATAGCAGTCGCAGGCCGGGCTGATCTGGGTGAGGAAGGAGAAATGGACCGCGTTGCTTTCCTTGCCCGCCATCACTCCCTTGGTGTAGGCCACCATGCGCCGCAGGAAGTCGGGAATCTGGGCGTCCCAGCCGATCTGGATGGCCTCCTTGGGGCAGGCCAGGATGCAGTCGCCGCAGCCGATGCACTTGGCCGGGTCCTTGCTGGCCCGCACCTCGTGGTTCTTGGTGCCCTTGGGGGCGGGCTCGTCGGCCCCCCGGCGCACGAACTTGATGGCCCCCACCGGACAGCGCTCGATGCAGCGGCCGCAGGAGATGCACAGCTTGGGGTCTATGGAGGGGGTGATGTTGCTGTGCATGAACAGCTTGCCCCTCCGGCTGGCCGCGCCCATGCCCAGATTCTTGATGGCCCCGCCAAAGCCGGCCAGCTCGTGGCCCTTGAAGTGGCTAAGGCTGACCAGGCTGTCCGCCTCCACCACCTCGGCCCCGATCCAGGCCTCCTTGCACTCGGGCAGGTCCACCGGCACGGCCGCCGCGCTGTGGCCCCTCAGGCCGTCGGCGATGACCAGCGGCGCGCCCACCACGCTGTAGGCGAAGCCGTTCTCCGTGGCGGTGACCAGGTGGCCCGGCGCGTCGGAGCGGGTGCCCACGTAGAGGGTGTTGGCGTCGGTGAGAAAGGGGTGGCCCCCGGCGGCCTTGACCGCCTCCACGAAGCGGCGGGCGAACACCGGGCGGATAAAGGCGGTGTTGCCCTTTTCGCCGAAGTGCAGCTTGATGGCGGTGAGCCCGCCGGGCTTGACCGTGGCGGCCAGCCCCACCGCCTCGATGAGTTCGTCCAGCTTGCGCACCAGGGATCGTTTGATCGTGGCCCTAAGGTCGATGAAGTACACCGTGCTCGGCATGGCTAGGCTCCTTTGCCCGCATTGAAATTTTGGATACACATCCAGGTTATGGGCCGGGAGCGAGGGTGTCAAGGCGGCCCCGGAGGGGTGACAAAACCTTGGACAAAAAATTTGGGCTAGATGCCATAACAAGATGTAATTCAAAGCATTGTTTGTGACAAAAAGCGTGACAAAAATCCGGCGCAAAAAGGAAGGGCCGCCCCGCTCTGGCAGATGAGCGGGGCGGCGCTGGGGAGGTGGGGCTTGCTCTCAGCCAACAAGCCCACGGAGGTACTTTTAGTGTGCTCAGGCCGTCTGGGGCCTGGGCTTGGGGCGCAACAGGACCGCCAGGCCGGTGAACATGAAGGCCATGGCACTGCCCAGGTGGGTGAAGTCCAGCACCATGATCAAGGGCGGCGGCAGGAAGATGCCCAGGTTGCGCAACACCTTGGCCGCC contains:
- a CDS encoding DUF362 domain-containing protein; this encodes MPSTVYFIDLRATIKRSLVRKLDELIEAVGLAATVKPGGLTAIKLHFGEKGNTAFIRPVFARRFVEAVKAAGGHPFLTDANTLYVGTRSDAPGHLVTATENGFAYSVVGAPLVIADGLRGHSAAAVPVDLPECKEAWIGAEVVEADSLVSLSHFKGHELAGFGGAIKNLGMGAASRRGKLFMHSNITPSIDPKLCISCGRCIERCPVGAIKFVRRGADEPAPKGTKNHEVRASKDPAKCIGCGDCILACPKEAIQIGWDAQIPDFLRRMVAYTKGVMAGKESNAVHFSFLTQISPACDCYPFNDAPMVADIGILASTDLVAIDQAAVDLVNQAPGLPGTELKHAHPSGEDKFLDLYPKVDWQIQLAYAQQIGLGSRDYDLVKI